The following are from one region of the Nymphaea colorata isolate Beijing-Zhang1983 chromosome 7, ASM883128v2, whole genome shotgun sequence genome:
- the LOC116257069 gene encoding zinc-finger homeodomain protein 4-like: MELSAHGGEIPIPISSSYGGGAHIVHSSSPPNHVMPTATLPPSNGTTALDHDLPHHHKRVVKYRECLKNHAAAMGGNATDGCGEFMPAGPEGSLDALKCSACNCHRNFHRKEIEGELPSSCDCNYHLKGRKVGKGVLISAAEAAYGYPTNSLIPRPPVIMSYNLGVPSESDEHEGGGVLTRAPVVKKRFRTKFTPEQKEKMLSFAEKVGWRIQKQEEEVVQQFCQEIGVKRRVLKVWMHNNKHHLAKKNPPT, translated from the coding sequence ATGGAGCTATCCGCTCATGGCGGGGAGATTCCAATCCCAATCAGCAGCAGCTATGGAGGTGGTGCTCACATTGTGCACAGTAGCTCACCCCCAAATCATGTGATGCCAACAGCGACTCTTCCCCCATCGAACGGCACCACCGCCCTTGATCATGACCTGCCCCACCACCATAAGAGGGTGGTCAAATACAGGGAGTGCCTCAAGAACCATGCAGCGGCCATGGGAGGCAACGCCACGGATGGCTGCGGGGAGTTCATGCCCGCCGGCCCGGAGGGTAGCCTTGATGCCCTCAAATGCTCGGCCTGCAACTGCCACCGGAATTTCCATCGGAAGGAGATTGAAGGTGAGCTTCCTTCCTCGTGTGACTGCAACTACCATCTCAAGGGGAGGAAGGTAGGGAAGGGCGTCCTCATCTCCGCCGCCGAGGCGGCGTACGGGTACCCCACCAACAGCCTCATCCCAAGGCCGCCCGTCATAATGTCCTACAATTTAGGGGTACCCTCCGAGTCCGATGAGCACGAAGGTGGCGGGGTTCTGACCAGGGCTCCAGTTGTTAAGAAGAGGTTCAGGACCAAGTTCACTCCGGAGCAGAAGGAGAAGATGTTGAGCTTCGCGGAGAAGGTGGGTTGGAGGATACAGAAGCAGGAAGAAGAGGTGGTGCAGCAATTTTGCCAAGAGATCGGCGTCAAGAGGCGGGTGCTCAAAGTCTGGATGCACAACAACAAGCACCATTTGGCCAAGAAGAATCCGCCAACGTGA
- the LOC116258004 gene encoding protein root UVB sensitive 6, which yields MAPIQTPTRARASAQSLATSQDARMLVRETMRLSANLASANTNLAAPETALLRPEMRIGLVSESRPEARVICSEELDGRRWNYVVEADPSGSFSRSMHAVALQTPKNPFDELISFIRSYVVPEGFPDSVSPSYVPYMKWRALKHFFGGAMGVFTTRSLLHSVGMSGNGAASAAVAVNWVLKDGAGRLGKMLFSRQGKKFDYDLKQLRFAGDLLMELGAGIELATTAVPHLFLPFACAANIAKNVAAVTSTSTRAPIYKAFAKGENIGDVTAKGECVGNIADLLGTGLSIMMSKHNPSLVATFSLLSCGYVLSAYKEVKSVVLHTLNKARFTVAVESFLKTGQVPSLKEGNLMEKIFTPPWHKDRPIVLGSRFKDAFQEPASFLAIEPLFEKERYIVTYNPLKGYVYALLKDQAKPDDILKAAFHAYVLLHFIRASTRKGFSKKLDIDRSERDDALLRSPMPTIGDFGAYVAESCRIVSTSYGMFKKKAAEQGWTMSDSLLNPGRARICSPMF from the exons ATGGCGCCAATCCAGACTCCGACGAGGGCGAGGGCGAGCGCTCAGTCGCTTGCGACCAGCCAGGACGCGAGGATGCTCGTGCGCGAGACGATGAGGCTCAGTGCGAACCTTGCCTCTGCCAACACGAACCTCGCCGCCCCTGAGACCGCGCTGCTCCGCCCGGAGATGCGGATCGGCCTTGTCAGCGAGTCGAGGCCGGAGGCCAGAGTGATCTGCTCCGAGGAATTGGACGGTCGCAGATGGAATTACGTAGTCGAGGCGGATCCATCCGGGAGCTTCAGCCGTTCGATGCATGCCGTCGCTCTCCAGACCCCCAAGAACCCGTTCGAT GAGCTAATTTCTTTTATCAGGTCTTATGTCGTGCCTGAAGGATTTCCAGATAGTGTCTCCCCTTCTTATGTACCTTACATGAAATGGAGAGCTTTGAAG CACTTTTTTGGTGGAGCTATGGGTGTTTTCACGACACGATCATTGTTGCATTCTGTTGGGATGTCTGGAAATGGCGCTGCATCTGCAGCTGTGGCTGTCAACTGGGTTCTCAAG GATGGTGCAGGCCGTTTAGGAAAGATGCTCTTTTCACGCCAAGGAAAGAAATTTGATTATGATCTTAAGCAA CTTCGGTTTGCGGGCGACCTCTTGATGGAGCTGGGTGCTGGTATAGAGCTGGCAACTACTGCAGTACCTCATCTCTTTCTGCCATTTGCTTGTGCAGCTAACATTGCTAAG AATGTTGCTGCTGTTACATCGACATCAACAAGGGCCCCCATATACAAAGCTTttgcaaaaggagaaaatattGGTGATGTCACTGCTAAAGGGGAGTGCGTTGGAAATATTGCAGATCTG TTGGGGACAGGACTAAGTATTATGATGTCTAAGCATAATCCTTCATTGGTGGCAACCTTCTCACTCCTGTCATGTGGATATGTTCTCAGTGCTTATAAAGAG GTAAAGTCTGTTGTGTTGCATACTTTAAACAAAGCAAGGTTCACTGTGGCTGTTGAATCCTTCTTAAAAACAG GCCAAGTTCCTTCACTAAAGGAGGGGAATTTGATGGAAAAGATCTTCACTCCTCCTTGGCATAAAGATAGACCAATTGTTCTAG GGTCAAGATTCAAGGATGCATTTCAAGAGCCAGCTTCCTTTCTTGCAATTGAACCTCTTTTCGAA AAAGAACGGTACATTGTTACCTACAATCCCCTAAAAGGCTATGTTTATGCATTGCTCAAGGATCAGGCGAAGCCAGATGATATTCTGAAGGCTGCTTTCCAC GCCTATGTTCTTTTACATTTCATCCGAGCATCAACAAGGAAAGGGTTTTCAAAGAAGCTTGACATTGATCGGTCAGAAAGAGATGATGCCTTACTGAGGAGTCCCATGCCTACAATTGGTGATTTTGGGGCTTATGTTGCAGAATCTTGCAGAATTGTTTCTACCTCATATGGGATGTTTAAAAAGAAAGCTGCAGAGCAG GGGTGGACAATGTCGGATTCACTACTTAATCCTGGCCGTGCTCGTATATGCTCACCGATGTTTTGA